ttatcatgttaatttattttggctagattgtTTGCTCGATTTTCTagttttgagtgaaattagtCCGAAGGAGGTGACATGGTGTTTTGATGAGGAAGAAAGAGATgtaaagtaaaagagaaagaaaatagaataaaaatggaactaaaaatggaaaataaacAGATTTGGAGGGGAATGGGTCTGGTGTGGATTAAAAATTGgtagattttaagttgaaaatgGATATTAAAATTAGGTGTGAGTGAATGGCCCCATAAACTTGACCCATTCTATGGTGAATGACATGGTGTCATCTTACTTGGCATCTGACATGGACAAAAATTGGAAGGGACCAGCTGCCACAGTGTAGGGGCGTTAGGGTTAGGGATAAATTTGAAGAGTTTGTTAACGGTAGGGACGGAAAAGGACGAAAAGTATAACGGGTGACAAATGTAAATAATCCCCAACCCTATCGATTCCattcctttttatctttttagataatacatatattatttaaCATGTATTTgactaattttataatttttggttTATGATTTCTTTCATGTTTGTATATTTAAATCTTAATGATATATAATAAGTATATTAATtttgacattgtaaatattacacaaatatattaaatatatagGGTGTATATTTAGAGTAATTAAGTTTTATACCGTAAATATTCTACAAATATACTAGATATATGAATAGGTTTTTTCTTGAAGATTTTCATATTTATGGTTTATTTCTAGTTTAAACATTTTATATCTTAAACATATCATGAACATCCCATAAAAAAAATTCCAGCTAAATACATTAATTATATACAAGATATAAACAAAAAATGTATGCATATTTTAGTTGAAAAAATATAAGGTATATTTGTCGTATAACTCAAAACATCTAGTGATCACACTATCCTTTAGAAGGGTGAAATATCACTTAGATTAATCCGTAACCAAAAGCAATATCGGCAGTGATAGTAAACCTATATCGTTTGGTACGAGTTATACGAAGGTATATTGctagtataaaaatttaatataatcTTAATACTTTATTTTGTTAGCAAATTTGGTATAAGTTATCCTGGAATTATAATTAGTACCGGAATAATTTATACCTTAtagagggtggggtaattagTGTCGGAATTATACCTTCTTTTTATAAATTATGTAATtatcatttttaatacaacataccaaacagtcgataaaaaataatattaggataactaatcccagcataactaatTATAGTATAACTTATCCTGGCATAAGtcgtattcaaaccaaacgaccccaagGTTGTTAATAGCACCCCCTCCCTCACCATCCATGTAATATGCAACCAAGCCATATTACGACAAGCTTTCAGGGCAGCCGCAGTCAAAACCTTATATTTAGTTGAAAAAATATAAggtatatatattattacttatataaaaaataagcaaaaatatttaaatttatttatgatatgtaagAATGGAGATGGAAGATGGCAACAACAAGGGGGGGGTTGCCGTTACAAAGGAGTGAAAATTGAAAAGTTTTACTATAATGATGAGAGAGAAAGGATAATATTATTAGGATAAAACTGACTCCTTAATTTGAGGGtcagtttatttttaaaatatttgaagGATGCTAGAATTgtaaaagaaattgccattaatGGAATACATGAAGAATAATATTATTaatgaaaataatattaaataaatgaTTGTGCATGTAAAATCTCCTCTTATATTTAGGAATAAGTTTAAAGTAGCTTTTTCAATATATTTCTGAGCAGTTTTGGTCTTTTAAGATTGTAAAATATGAATATTTTTTGTCTTTATCAAATATTTAGCAAATTATATTTGCTAGATTTGacagaaatggaaaaaaaaaagtatttcacGAGAACTCACATGTGTaatttttatagtttttatttatttctagAATTTGGTACACTTTGGTGCAATTCTTTTTGTCTATCTTTGGCGTCTGATGTAATTTTTTCTATTGCAGTTTCTAGAATTTTTCTTAGTTCTCGCTTTATCAAACAAAAAGAGtttcttaatatttttcggaGACCAAAAATGTTCATATTTGAGAAACATAATGATCAAAAACTACTTAAGAATATAATTTAGGTACTATTTTGAATCTATCCCAAACATAAGGgaccatttttgttattttctccaATAATATCATGCCATGCCTCGGAAATTACACACAGCAAACTCTCCCTGTCCATTTTATAGGGTTTCCTCTTACTCCTCGGGAGAATACTGCCGGAGCTCCGGTGATCACCACTGTCACCGGCGAAGGAAAGTTCATTTCCATCCTGAAACTCAGTCATTTCCTTGACGGAGGTTTCCCAATCGATTTGGTAAAAAGGTATGAAAATGTAGAAAAAGTGGacttcttttctctcaatttTGTTACTTTTTTACTTGCAGTGTCTGTTTTTTGCAACGAATTTGTTGTAATTGTTTCTTGCTTCCTGCTCATCTGAAACAGTGAcagttctctcttcttctttttttttgcttcCTTTTGGGTTATATCTAACTACTCAAGCTAGCTAGGGTTGACTATATGAATCCTTATTCCGCATTATTGTGTTTATTTCatccaaattataaataattcaTCTTAAAGGACAAATTAGGGATCCTCAAAATTAGATAGATGCTTGGACTGTGAGTTGATGTTGAAAACAATaagagtatttgaagttaaaGTTGGAAAGAAGTCTATGGAAGTTTGAAATTGTGTTTACACATGAACTTATGTTTATCAAAGCTGTAGATTTGTCGTCAAAGCTCGTATCTCACTTGAAATGCACATTCAAACCAGTATTCTGATACAGTCAAAGcatgaattttgatattattttttgatAAGAAACTGAGATATCTTTTTGATGTAAAAACCAGCAATAAGGGATGCTGGAGAAATGTACATTCAAAAGGAGAGAACTTTACAAAGTGtgtagagagtaaagaaaatcAATCATGGCTTCAGATTCTAAAACATCGACCCTATCCATATTTATGCCAAAAGTTGAGCAAAGATAAACACTTGTATATAAGGTTAATAACATTGCTCTTCTTCACTTCTAAACTCTAGCATTTCTTTCCTTCCAAATCACCCACCAAAGTACTGCCAGTATAATGTTCCAGATTCGAAATGATTCTTTAGACAAAACCCTTTTATGCCATGCATGAAGAATGTCCAAAGCAGAATTTGAAGAACGCCACCGGATGCCCAAGCATTTAAAAAAGAAATTCCAGATTTGATTGGAATTAAGGGTGCTTCTTACTCAAGATAATGTGTGCAATAGATGCTACTTATCCCTGGCAGAAGACAAAAATGTAGATCATTTATTTATGCACTTTCCAGTAACTAACAGTGTTTGGGAAATGTTTTTATGAGTTTGGAATTGTTTGGGGGAAGCTTATGTTAGTCGGGGAAGGTGGAGAGTTATGGACTCTTATGTACACTAATCTACACCATCCCTGATGGTTATTAACTCCTTTATCTCTAGTTTTCTGTGCTTGTCAGTCTTTTGCCTGTGTGTATTTGTATCCTCTGCCACCATGTGCTGCTCATCTTCTGGTATATATTTTCCTGAAGTTGCTTGTTGGCTTTTAACTTAATTTGCTTGTTATTTGTCTGTATTATGTTCTTCTCTGAAAATTGACTCTTGCTTTGTGTTTCAATCAGATGAGCAGCTCAGATGAGGAATCAGATTTCAGTGATTCTGAGATTAATGATTATATAGAGAAACCTTATCAAGAACTGAGAACTGGAAAATACAAAGTGAAGGGTCCAAATGGGTCTCTCAGATGCCCCTTTTGTGCTGGGAGGAAGAAGCAAGATTACAAATACAATGAACTGCTTCAACATGCTTCTGGTGCAGGTAAAGGTGCTCGTTTAGGTGCAAAACAAAAAGCAAACCACTTGGCTCTTGCAAAGTACTTGGAATCTGACCTAGCTAATGAGGCTGAGCCAGTACCCCCACGTGCTGTCACACCAGAGCGCACAGAAGCTGAGCAAACAGAAGTATTTTGCTGGCCTTGGACTGCAGTTGTTGTCAATATATCAAAAGAAACAGCAGATGGAGAATCTGTGGACGACAAGGAGTATTGGTTGAAAAAATTTTCCTTGTATAAGCCCTTGGAAATTGTGCTTTTCCATGATAACCAAGCGCTGGTGTCTGAAGCTATTGTGACTTTTGATAGGAATTGGACTGGTTTCAATAATGCAATGGAATTTGAGAAATCCTTTGAAGCCAGGCGCTGCAGTAAAAAAGAATGGTGTGCCCATAAAAGTTGCCCCAGTTCAAATATTTATGGATGGGTTACTCGGGAAGATGATTTTAGAGCAGAAGGGGCAATAGGAGAATATCTCCGTGGAAAGGGGGAGTTAAAGACTATATCTGACCTGATCAAGGAAGAAACCCAGGATAGGAATAAGGTCGTAGCTACTCTAGCTAACGAGATTGATATGGAAAATGAAAATCTGGATGAGCTGCAGATACAGTTTAATTTAAAGACGTTGTCTCTTAGGCAGATGCTTGAGGAGAAAGACATACTACATCGTTCTTTCTTTGAAGGTTCCCAGTCATAAACCCATCCATTTTACTATTTTCATTTGACTTTGCAATTATATGTGATAATTATGTTCCTTCTTTTATGTGTTAGGAAATTGACATTTTCCACTGATATGATGAGAGTATTTGGACTTGAAATTATACATCACACATGTTCTCTATTGACGTGTTTCCTTTGTTTCTACATGTCAATTACTTTTAAATGTCTCCAGGATTGCTTTAAAAGAATTCTAAGGAATTCTAGGCCATCGGTTTGATATAAATCAGGAATTCAAGAAAGTCTTATTCTGGAGAAAGAAATGGGActagtatttttgtattttgtggTTAAAGAAACTGCTATCGTGCCTCCTGTATAACTGATATCTAAAATACAGAAACAAGGAAGATGCAACGCCTTGCTCGGGAGCATGTACAGAAGGTCCTACATGAGCAGGAGATGTTAAGTGTAGAGctggagaggaagaagaagcagctaGATATTTGGAGCAGAGAATTGAACAAACGTGAGACCTTAACtgaaagagaaaagcaaaagctGGATGAGGAGAAGCAAAAGGTGATCAAAGTTCTAATATCAGTCAAAGTTGTCTGATATTTTACATTATTATAATGTAGGTAGTTACACTCTTCTGGATTTTGGTTGTCAGCTTACGTACGGCTGTATATTGTGTGAAGTAGAATAATATGCTGAAGCTTCCTGTTCTTGTTTAGAAGAATTTGTTCTGGAAAATACATTCAATGCTTTTCAATTCACTTGCTTACATTTGAAGGATCCTGAACATCGTTTGTGGATTTTCAGAATGACGTAAGAAACTCTGCACTTCAAATGGCCTCTGCAGAACAAAGGAAAGCTGATGAGAATGTGTTGAGACTAGTTGAAGAACATAAGGTGCTGCATTTATAACCCCGTCTCCCTCTCTCCCCCCTCCCGTCTGTGTAcgcgcgcgcgcgcgcacacacacacacacacacacacatatatatatatatatatatatatatatatatatatatatataaaattgtgTTATACATTTCCTCCCACAAAAACCTGGCAATGGGGTTTTCTGCTACTGTTCTTTACAAATAGTCTTCACTCGAGTTATTTCAATACTGTTTTAGTCATTAGTGCTTTTACATGTgcagagagagaaggaggaagcTTTGAGAAAGATACTTGAGCTAGAAAGAGAGAATGATACCAAGCAGAAGCTGGAAATGGAAATTGCAGAACTTAAAGGAAAACTAGAAGTTATGAAGCATCTAGGAGGTGACGACGATGCAGCTGTGCAAAATAAAATCAAGGAGATGAACGAGGAGCTGGttgggaaaatggaagaaatggaagACTTGGAATCCTTGAATCAAACCCTTCTAGCGAAGGAGCGCAGGAGTAATGATGAGCTACAAGATGCTCGGCGCACATTAATTACGGTATGATTCAGTATTAATGGCACTATGACAgtaagatttttatgttatgagatGCGGTTAAAAACCTTGTTTGGTGTTGGAGCTTCTTCTTGTTAAAGCACACTGCTTATTGGCTGCTTAATCATTATCAATTATCATCTTTTTAGGGATTGAATGAGCTCTTGACCAGCGGGCGCTCCCATATTGGGATAAGAAGAATGGGGGAAATCGAGTCAAAAGCTTTTCAGAATGCATGCAAGCAAAGGTTCCCAAATGAGGAAGCTGAGATCAAGGCTTTAGAACTGTGTTCTCTTTGGcaggaaaaaataaaagactctgaTTGGCATCCATTTAAAACTTTCATGGTTGACGAGTCCAAGGCTGAGGTTTGTCCCTTATGCCTATTTGTTTTATTATGTTACTGCTGCCAATATTATTCCTTTTAGGTTAAGAGctgtgcattgcacataaaggtATGACGCTTAAAGAAAGGAGgattttttttgagaaggtaaaGCAACTTTTTTAATGTGAGGAAATTCCCATATGCCATATACAAGAAGTATATCAATAGTTAGAGAGCCTACACAAAAATATGTTTCTCTACAACATACACCCAATCTCATGTACAAATATAAACCTCATGGATTTACTAAAAAGAATGAGGGACTTCTCTTGCTGGCTATTAGCTTCATGGTCTTCTCAATGACGGTCATCTTTTATCCTTGGGTAAAGGTGGCAAAACTTAATTAGACCATAATCTTTAGTTACGTAAGGTAGTAGCAAAAAAACAGAAAACCAAACCCCTTTTTGATGCCAGCCAAAAGAGAATAGTTGTGAACCTGTCCCCTAAATTTACTATCCTAACTGCTCCACAACAATCTGAAAGAGAGAGAAGCATATTTCTTGTCATGTTGGCAGCCATATTGAGTATCTAATTAATTTTGCAACTAACTGCAGAAAGTGATCGATGAGGATGATGAAGCGCTAAAAAAGCTCAAGGAGGAATGGGGGGATGAAATTTACAATGCGGTAACTGAAGCTCTAAAGGAGATTGAGGAATACAATCCCAGTGGCAGATATGTGATCCCTGAGATGTGGAATTCCAAGGAACAAAGGAAGGCCACACTAAAGGAAGCAATCAGCTTCATTTTCAAGCAATTGAAGACACATAAGAGGAAGAGATGATAACAAGGTGCTCATATATTGTCTTCCATTTCAAATGGAATATCTGCTTACATCTTCACTTGCTCTGTTTCATGCATTGTAGTGCAGTGTCTTGTTAGTGGTTCATTACATAGTTGCTGATGATGTAGGAGACTCTTTGGCAACAGATGCTATGAGAGTTTACGTGGTGGAAATTGGACATCTCACTATGAAATTAGTACGTTGCTAGCGCTCAAGTATTCTTCGTGGTGGTTGTAAAATCTGTATCTCTGACTAGTAGTGAAAGATGATTTCCCATGTGGTTGGAGTAAGGACGTTCTAAGTTGATGATTGCTGAATCTCAGATTAGCAAACGTGTGAAATTGAAAACTAGaagtcctttttttttgtttgagtTGATATTATGTTTGCTTGGGGACAAGCTACATACCATGATTGGATCCTAGGGCTTTGGTTCAATAGAAAAGGTAGTACAACCCGAGACGTCATGAGTTTGAATCCGATCTAGTGAATCTAACTGTTTTTCTAAGTGGAAAGAGGGTAGATGGGTGGGTCTATTATCTACCTAGTAAAGTTGGAAAGAATGGAATTCTGTTTTtaacccaaaaagaaaaaggtgCTACATAACATGAAATGTTCAACAcctattatattatatataccCAAAAATAATTCCTCTTGGAATTAAGAGAGGGAATGATGGGAGAAAACAAGACTGCCCGGAGCGTGATTTAAGTTTGTTCCTGGAGTTGCTATTATGTACGCTGATATTGGTCCATGTCAGAAGAATGTGTAGAGTATTCAGTCTCTTAAGAGAAAACTGCCTTTGATATTCTCGCCTGACCGCTCTATATTATAATTTACTTTAGTGTATATGCATCTCTGCACCTAGGGATGGCAATGTTGCGATGCGGGTGCGGGCCGGTGCGAGTTTGGACGTATGCGGGTGCGGGGTGATGTGggttaaaataaaagaaatttaattCTTTGTGGTTGCGGGAGTGAGTTTAAATTTTTTACGAAATTACAGATTTTCAAGTTCTCTGTGTTTgttgttatggaatttattcTCACTTTTCCTTCATCTGTTATGGATGAATTAATAGAATCTTTATTGATAAGAACAAAATGTTttaatttttgggattttttccTTCCCatacaatatttgaaatttatttaccaaaattgtcctaattttgtatattacccgtCCTAAACAAGGATTATTTATAAATTGTATACATTTCACTTTAAAAGGctctcaatccattattagtgccatAAATTGGGGAATATTTTGCTTGAAAAAAAGGCATAACTATATTGGAGGAGTATAGTTTCACACTTTTCCCTTTCCTGATCaactatattttttaaaaaagaaaagaaaagaaagcaaacagATGGGAGAGTACAAAATAAGCAATACTTGTAAGCAAATGTCACCCTAATTGTATTTCTGGGGTGTCTTGTTATTTAGCCGTGTACATGGAGTTTTCTATTTTTATCCttatatttttccaatttttcgtAGTCTCATTGGTCTTTTTTTATTGCATTCTCAATTTCTCAGATTTATCATCTTCCCAAGTTTCACAATTTCACATGCATGATTAATCATTTctctttatatattttatatcatcAAACGAGGTGCGCAAATTTGTTGCATTTTAAACTTTAATCGACAGCCTTTAGCTCTAAGTTAAAAGGCACACATAAAAAAAGACGATGCACAAAATTTCAACAATTTTTTTAACTTCAACTTcaaaatattctttttctttcttcaactgaaaaatctgaaaaaacTTGAGCATTGCTACTATTTCACCTCTGCCTCCAGAAAAGGAGGACCTATTAATTTACCAACAAAAGAAATCAACTGACATCTATAAGTTGGGGCAAAAGTGAGCACAAAGTTaatcagaaaaagaaagaaaataaatctaaaaCACAACTTATTCGGCAGGGACTTCTTTCATGACAACACAAGCCCTAGTTTACAAAAATCAATGCCTTTAATCAACACATCCTATTTCGAGAAAAGAATAATGCATGgtacaacatcatacaaattaaaaataaatttcatacaaatttagtataaaatttgatatatctacaacaatatacataataaaaataaatttcatacaactaattatacaatatacaacttatctacaactttcatacattctTCTtaccagttaaatacaactacaacatcatacaacttaaatacaattttcatataaatttaatacaatatgtcttttgtatattttgtatatattttgtatctgatttgtatatattttgtatgtgctgtgtgcttcttcctctctaagattccaatcaaaacttactctcttaatataattttgatacatatcaataactttatgtaaaaaaagatagtattgataacttaaatacaaattttatacaacgattcatacactatacaactatttttcaacttttatacaatatttaaataataaaaaatatattaccactaaatacaatttacatacaattatactataactttactacaatttcgtaaatatATGGTATGTGATGTGTTATTCTTCtccttcttcgagtttcaatatgaaattcagccaaaatcaagtctaatcttcaccaaacaacctcaaaattgagatataaactccaaacaatattctcaattatttgcaaTAACACTCAGtacaaacaaataatggtttttgaaaacccaaattcgaattcaaagcttcaaagttttttaatggccgtcaatggtggagagtcaaacatcTTCAAAATTTACtaattgacaatttcaatttgaacgccaattgtgcaacatgaaaggaaattgctaagttaaaactctatagtaaaacgattgaaattcattgatgaatttcattaaaaatatatacaacatgaaaggataaaaaatagagaacataagaggaagaaaaattggggaaagaacAGAGAATGAGAGATTGAGAGAcagagagagacggagagagagatAGCGCAGgagggagagagaataaggatgagaaataattgattccttattcaatttctaatataaagggatactcatttaattcctaaaatgtatataattggtaaattgtatatgcttatgtaattaaattgaaacttaagtagggagggtaataaagtttcaaatagtgtataggaaggtaaaaattccTTAATTTTTTCTGACAAGTTGAAATTTTAGTAAATAGCTTTTGTAATTTATTGTTAGTATCTCCCTTCTGCACAGGTTCTGAAAGTTTATAGAATTGGTATTTCAAGTGTCAGATCTTGAATTGAAGATTGGGATGTGGATAGCATCCCAGTGGGGAACTTTTAGCTTAAAATTTTGATTGTACTCAATGATCTGGAAATATTATCTTTTTGCCCTACTACATGCTTCATCTGTTGCTATTGTAtactagtattttttttttctttataaaatTATGTCTTTTTATAATTTAATCGGTGAAAAGATTGGTTATTTACCATTTAAGGATAGAAAAACTAAAGTTTGACTGAGGAATTTCTCATGTTAGCCCTTATTTTTCTCACCTGAAATAAAATGAGATTGACAGTATCATAGTTAAATTATGATGCTCAATACTCACTTTGAATGCTTGATTCTAAATTGAAATGATTATTGTTTAGCTTATGCATGCTTAGAATtgataagcaaaaaaaaaaaattttaaaaaaaaagacgttctgaaaaggaaaagaaaaatgttgCGCGGGTGCGGGGTCGGTTTAAAAGAGATAAGCGAGGCGGATTAAAATTTTGCGGGTTAAGATAAAACCCGCCCGCACCGTTTGCCATCCCTATCTGCACCGAACTCAAATATTGGCTGCCTCAGTTTCTCATGAAAGTTGGAATCGATTCAAAGGTTTGAGGTTTTGAACATTTACATTTGATAGGATTTCTAGCTTAAGTAACCAATCAAAGATTTGACGATTATTTGAATTTAAAGTGGTTTTGGAATTCCCTTTCCCCAAAGAGAGTGACAACGTGACTTTTTAAATgatactaaaacaagaaagatgAAGAAACAGTCACTCAAAAAGTGCTGAAAATGGTTCTTTCTAATAGAATTACAAAGAACCACATGTGCCATCAATATATCATTAGAGAAGTCCTAATCTAACTTCCATTGTTAATTGCTCCCTGCAGATGATATCAGAACCCTAAAATTTTCTCCAGCTTGGAGATAAATTACACACAAGTAACAACTAACGTTCTAATTCCAAACTAGTCAGGCTCCACAATGTGACTCCTCAATAACCACTCCCATCCATTTAGACCCCATATAAAACAATATTTGGAGTTAAATTCTCATGCaaataaatgacaataataaattaagcatcctcataatctaaaaataaaaaaattactacATCAGGAGTCAACATTCGAACTGGACGATAGTGAAAATGATCAGATTAGACTAAATCATACGTCAGAGAATTAAATAACTTTCAACACATACTTTGTTAGTTGGTGCAAgaaattttatttatgattttagTTTGTTTTGCAGTTCTATGGTTTTGTTTGGTTAGAGGCGTTTGGACTATAACTTACTCTTCGCTGAATTATTTTCACCCAAACAACTTTTGGACATTTTGAAAAAAAGGAAG
This DNA window, taken from Nicotiana tabacum cultivar K326 chromosome 15, ASM71507v2, whole genome shotgun sequence, encodes the following:
- the LOC107807185 gene encoding factor of DNA methylation 1-like yields the protein MSSSDEESDFSDSEINDYIEKPYQELRTGKYKVKGPNGSLRCPFCAGRKKQDYKYNELLQHASGAGKGARLGAKQKANHLALAKYLESDLANEAEPVPPRAVTPERTEAEQTEVFCWPWTAVVVNISKETADGESVDDKEYWLKKFSLYKPLEIVLFHDNQALVSEAIVTFDRNWTGFNNAMEFEKSFEARRCSKKEWCAHKSCPSSNIYGWVTREDDFRAEGAIGEYLRGKGELKTISDLIKEETQDRNKVVATLANEIDMENENLDELQIQFNLKTLSLRQMLEEKDILHRSFFEETRKMQRLAREHVQKVLHEQEMLSVELERKKKQLDIWSRELNKRETLTEREKQKLDEEKQKNDVRNSALQMASAEQRKADENVLRLVEEHKREKEEALRKILELERENDTKQKLEMEIAELKGKLEVMKHLGGDDDAAVQNKIKEMNEELVGKMEEMEDLESLNQTLLAKERRSNDELQDARRTLITGLNELLTSGRSHIGIRRMGEIESKAFQNACKQRFPNEEAEIKALELCSLWQEKIKDSDWHPFKTFMVDESKAEKVIDEDDEALKKLKEEWGDEIYNAVTEALKEIEEYNPSGRYVIPEMWNSKEQRKATLKEAISFIFKQLKTHKRKR